The following are encoded in a window of Streptomyces griseiscabiei genomic DNA:
- a CDS encoding three-helix bundle dimerization domain-containing protein produces MGISASMAVEEQLSQDELASVRNMAARLSAAFPSVDPATVEATVRAAYDSFRLARVRAYVPILAERRARKALGAKSG; encoded by the coding sequence ATGGGGATCAGTGCGTCCATGGCGGTCGAAGAGCAGCTTTCGCAGGACGAACTCGCGTCCGTCCGGAACATGGCGGCGCGGCTGAGCGCGGCCTTCCCCTCGGTCGACCCGGCCACCGTCGAGGCGACGGTGAGGGCCGCGTACGACTCGTTCCGGCTGGCCAGGGTCCGGGCCTACGTCCCGATCCTGGCCGAACGCCGGGCCCGGAAGGCGCTCGGAGCGAAGAGCGGGTGA